A section of the Mycolicibacterium anyangense genome encodes:
- a CDS encoding cytidine deaminase: MTELDAEDAKLVVLARGAMARAEAAQGAAVRDLDGRTYAGAPVALAALQLTALQAAVAAAVSSGATGLEAAVLLGGSADDDGVAAVRELSPQAAVIVTDRAGTPQ, from the coding sequence ATGACTGAGCTCGACGCCGAAGACGCCAAACTGGTGGTGCTCGCCCGTGGCGCGATGGCCCGGGCCGAGGCCGCCCAGGGCGCGGCGGTGCGCGATCTGGACGGACGCACCTATGCCGGTGCCCCCGTGGCGCTGGCGGCGCTGCAGCTGACCGCGTTGCAGGCCGCCGTGGCCGCCGCGGTGTCCAGCGGTGCGACAGGTCTGGAGGCGGCGGTCCTGCTGGGCGGCAGCGCCGACGACGACGGTGTGGCGGCCGTGCGGGAACTCTCGCCGCAGGCGGCCGTCATCGTCACCGACCGGGCCGGGACGCCGCAGTGA
- a CDS encoding hemolysin family protein yields the protein MTGLGPLLGAIALIAMGGLFAAIDAAISTVSVARVEELVRDERPGALRLARVMAERPRYINLVVLLRIACESAATVLLVAFLWDDLGLTWGLVAAAGIMTIASFVVIGVGPRTVGRQNAYTIALASAVPLQAISVLLTPISRLLILLGNAVTPGRGFRNGPFASEIELREVVDLAQQRGVVADDERRMIQSVFELGDTPAREVMVPRTEMVWIESDKTAGQATSLAVRSGHSRIPVIGENVDDVIGVVYLKDLVQRTYYSTNSGRDTTVSEVMRPAVFVPDSKPLDELLREMQRDRNHMALLVDEYGAIAGLVTIEDVLEEIVGEIADEYDTHEVAPVEELGDNTFRVSARLPIEDVGELYDVEFEEDLDVDTVGGLVALELGRVPLPGAEVESHGLRLRAEGGRDHRGRVRIETVLVSRTERENEVTDD from the coding sequence GTGACCGGACTCGGCCCGCTCCTGGGCGCTATCGCCCTCATCGCGATGGGCGGCCTGTTCGCCGCCATCGACGCCGCGATCAGCACCGTATCGGTGGCCCGCGTCGAGGAACTGGTGCGCGACGAACGCCCCGGGGCGCTGCGGCTGGCTCGGGTGATGGCCGAGCGGCCGCGCTACATCAACCTCGTCGTCCTGCTGCGTATCGCCTGCGAGTCGGCCGCCACCGTGCTGCTGGTCGCCTTCCTGTGGGATGACCTGGGGTTGACCTGGGGTCTGGTGGCTGCTGCGGGCATCATGACGATCGCCAGCTTCGTGGTGATCGGGGTGGGACCGCGCACCGTCGGGCGGCAGAACGCGTACACGATCGCGCTGGCGTCGGCGGTTCCGCTGCAAGCGATCTCGGTACTGCTCACGCCGATCAGCCGGCTGCTGATCCTGCTCGGCAACGCCGTCACACCGGGTCGCGGCTTCCGCAACGGGCCGTTCGCCTCCGAGATCGAGCTGCGCGAGGTCGTGGACCTGGCCCAGCAGCGCGGTGTGGTGGCCGACGACGAGCGCCGGATGATCCAGTCGGTGTTCGAACTCGGCGACACCCCGGCCCGTGAGGTCATGGTGCCGCGCACCGAGATGGTGTGGATCGAGAGCGACAAGACTGCCGGTCAAGCCACGTCGTTGGCGGTGCGCAGCGGTCACTCCCGGATCCCGGTGATCGGTGAGAACGTCGACGACGTCATCGGCGTGGTCTACCTCAAAGATCTTGTGCAGCGCACCTATTACTCGACCAACAGCGGGCGCGACACCACGGTCTCCGAGGTGATGCGCCCCGCGGTGTTCGTCCCGGACTCCAAGCCACTCGACGAACTGCTGCGTGAGATGCAGCGCGATCGCAACCACATGGCCCTGCTGGTCGACGAGTACGGCGCCATCGCCGGGCTGGTCACCATCGAAGACGTCCTCGAGGAGATCGTCGGCGAGATCGCCGACGAGTATGACACCCACGAGGTGGCTCCGGTGGAGGAGTTGGGCGACAACACGTTCCGGGTGTCGGCGCGGCTGCCGATCGAGGACGTCGGTGAGCTCTACGACGTCGAGTTCGAAGAGGATCTCGACGTCGACACCGTCGGCGGGCTGGTGGCCCTGGAGCTGGGTCGCGTCCCGCTGCCCGGCGCCGAAGTGGAGTCGCACGGGCTGCGGCTGCGCGCCGAGGGCGGCCGCGACCACCGTGGCCGGGTGCGGATCGAAACCGTTCTGGTGAGCAGAACGGAACGGGAGAACGAGGTGACCGATGACTGA
- the ybeY gene encoding rRNA maturation RNase YbeY — protein MTIEVSNESGLDVSEEELISVARFVIRKMDVNPAAELSMVLLDTNAMADLHMRWMDLPGPTDVMSFPMDELEPGGRPDAPEPGPSMLGDIVLCPEFAAGQAAAAGHTLGQELALLTVHGVLHLLGYDHAEPDEEREMFALQRQLLEEWVAEQVESYHHDRQNEKDRRLLDKSRYFDEP, from the coding sequence ATGACCATCGAGGTATCCAACGAATCCGGCCTCGACGTTTCCGAAGAGGAACTGATCAGCGTCGCCCGCTTCGTGATCCGCAAGATGGACGTCAACCCGGCCGCCGAACTGTCGATGGTGTTGCTCGACACCAACGCGATGGCCGATCTGCACATGCGGTGGATGGACCTGCCCGGCCCCACCGACGTGATGAGTTTCCCGATGGACGAGCTCGAGCCCGGGGGGCGGCCCGATGCGCCGGAGCCCGGCCCGTCGATGCTCGGTGACATCGTGCTGTGCCCGGAGTTCGCCGCCGGGCAGGCCGCCGCAGCCGGTCACACCCTCGGCCAAGAACTGGCGCTGCTGACCGTGCACGGTGTGCTGCACCTGCTCGGCTACGACCACGCCGAGCCGGACGAGGAAAGAGAGATGTTCGCCCTGCAACGTCAGCTGCTCGAGGAGTGGGTGGCCGAACAGGTGGAGTCCTACCACCACGACCGCCAGAACGAGAAGGACCGGCGACTGCTCGACAAGTCGCGGTATTTCGACGAACCGTGA
- a CDS encoding 16S rRNA (uracil(1498)-N(3))-methyltransferase: protein MADTLFYTDTVPAVGQRAAVEGDEGFHAATVRRIRPGEILVLSDGAGALARCEVETATKRGLTATVLERWDAAPPVPAVTVVQAIPKSERSELAVELATEAGADGFVAWQAARCVARWDGERAEKGLRRWRAVAKSAARQSRRPWIPEVAGPLTTTALAALVADRVGGGAVVLALHESGPLAFAEMPVAQADSIVLIVGPEGGISDEELAALTAAGARTVRLGPTVLRTSTAAAVALGALGVLTDRWALPS, encoded by the coding sequence TACACCGACACCGTCCCGGCCGTCGGCCAGCGCGCCGCCGTCGAGGGAGACGAGGGCTTTCATGCCGCCACGGTGCGCCGGATCCGGCCCGGCGAGATCCTGGTGCTCTCCGACGGTGCCGGGGCGCTGGCCCGCTGTGAAGTCGAAACGGCGACCAAGCGCGGGCTGACGGCCACGGTGCTGGAACGCTGGGACGCCGCGCCGCCGGTTCCCGCGGTGACCGTCGTGCAGGCCATCCCCAAGTCGGAGCGCTCGGAACTGGCCGTCGAACTGGCCACCGAGGCCGGCGCCGACGGGTTCGTCGCCTGGCAGGCCGCCCGGTGCGTGGCGCGCTGGGACGGTGAGCGTGCCGAGAAAGGGCTGCGCCGGTGGCGCGCGGTGGCCAAGTCGGCGGCCCGGCAGTCGCGCCGGCCGTGGATCCCCGAGGTCGCCGGGCCGTTGACCACGACGGCCCTGGCCGCACTGGTGGCTGACCGGGTCGGCGGGGGCGCAGTGGTGCTGGCGCTGCATGAGTCAGGTCCGCTGGCCTTCGCGGAAATGCCGGTCGCCCAAGCAGATTCGATCGTCCTGATCGTCGGTCCGGAGGGCGGGATCAGCGACGAGGAGCTGGCCGCCCTGACGGCTGCCGGTGCCCGCACGGTCCGGCTCGGGCCCACGGTGCTGCGGACGTCCACCGCGGCGGCGGTCGCGCTGGGAGCCCTCGGCGTCCTCACCGACCGCTGGGCGCTGCCGTCCTGA